Proteins from one Primulina huaijiensis isolate GDHJ02 chromosome 18, ASM1229523v2, whole genome shotgun sequence genomic window:
- the LOC140964553 gene encoding uncharacterized protein, giving the protein MQLIISHFQELRPKKFFGNESGEKAAGWLKSINHLFNLLEYSQDIRLKLAIYQLKDRAQLWWEAIEEAMKESGDIITWDAFRAHFTQEYAPPSYYAAKEKEFNQLVQGNKSVVEYASQFSALLPYVPHVARNDQAKLSRFLHGLQRTVHTLVMTGSPNTYIQAVEKAKKIEASLLRGDPQPGPSSVSQGSGSSMLMPVDLPPYQPVQSYQQPKQQRYKAKGKQFKKKSQSSSSSSGSARGGGSVGSSSTVHCDRCGGRHFSSQCVGVQGTFYNCGQIGHYARVCPNAGRQQFQPQPFGQVPLVPVFRPYAPTQSFQQSSYPPPRGPTQQPFPGPQQAQVHALTQDQAQDAPGGVIAGYPGGFDASGGASGSGAQSSSHG; this is encoded by the coding sequence ATGCAGttaataatttctcatttcCAGGAATTACGTCCTAAAAAATTCTTTGGCAATGAGAGCGGAGAAAAAGCAGCAGGCTGGCTGAAAAGTATAAATCATCTATTTAATTTGTTGGAATATTCCCAAGATATTAGATTGAAGCTTGCTATCTACCAACTTAAAGACCGAGCACAACTCTGGTGGGAAGCCATAGAGGAAGCAATGAAGGAATCTGGTGACATTATTACTTGGGATGCTTTTCGTGCTCACTTTACCCAAGAATATGCACCACCATCATATTATGCTGCTAAAGAAAAAGAGTTCAATCAGCTGGTGCAGGGCAATAAATCAGTGGTGGAATATGCTTCACAGTTTTCTGCTCTTTTGCCCTATGTTCCACATGTTGCTAGGAATGATCAGGCTAAACTATCACGTTTTCTGCACGGGTTGCAGCGGACTGTTCATACTTTGGTAATGACTGGATCGCCTAATACGTATATTCAAGCAGTGGAAAAGGCGAAGAAAATTGAAGCAAGTTTGCTCAGAGGAGACCCACAGCCAGGTCCATCATCTGTTTCTCAGGGATCTGGGAGTAGTATGTTAATGCCAGTGGATTTACCTCCATATCAGCCTGTACAGTCATACCAACAACCCAAACAGCAGAGGTACAAGGCAAAAGGAAAGCAATTCAAGAAGAAGTCTCAATCCAGCTCCTCCAGTTCAGGCAGTGCACGAGGGGGAGGTTCTGTTGGGTCGTCTAGCACTGTGCATTGTGACCGATGTGGTGGTCGACATTTCAGTTCCCAATGTGTAGGAGTTCAGGGGACTTTTTATAATTGTGGTCAGATTGGACACTACGCCAGAGTATGTCCTAATGCAGGGAGACAGCAGTTCCAGCCACAACCGTTTGGTCAAGTTCCCCTTGTACCAGTCTTTAGACCATATGCTCCTACCCAATCATTTCAGCAATCTAGTTACCCACCTCCCAGAGGTCCTACTCAGCAGCCATTTCCAGGGCCACAGCAAGCCCAAGTCCATGCTTTGACTCAGGACCAGGCTCAGGATGCACCAGGAggagtgattgcag